The following coding sequences are from one Candidatus Binataceae bacterium window:
- a CDS encoding methyltransferase domain-containing protein, whose product MVDWDPELYNRFRRYRAEPFEMILERLRLNRAERVIDLGCGSGENTAELARRAADSVVLGIDSSPAMIESALKLRDSLEPELRDRLSFERRDIRELKATVEYSLVFSNAAIQWLADHRDVFVRCYRALVPGGRLVVQMPANDGETAQATISAMALEEPWRARLSGLAPPSRTVAAPENYAAMLGEIGFADVNCHYHTFRHPMVSPGEVVEWIRATALRPFLDALEVPAREPFITALTARLERAYGTRGPLIFNFRRLFIWARRPEP is encoded by the coding sequence ATGGTTGACTGGGATCCCGAACTCTACAACCGCTTTCGCCGCTATCGCGCCGAGCCGTTCGAAATGATTCTCGAGCGCCTGCGGCTGAATCGGGCGGAACGGGTAATCGATCTCGGATGCGGCAGCGGTGAGAACACGGCCGAACTGGCGCGCCGCGCGGCGGACAGCGTCGTGCTGGGGATCGACTCGTCGCCGGCGATGATCGAAAGCGCGCTCAAGCTGCGCGATAGCCTCGAGCCGGAGCTACGCGATCGACTGAGTTTCGAGCGCCGCGACATCCGTGAACTTAAAGCGACAGTTGAATATTCGCTGGTGTTCTCCAATGCGGCCATCCAGTGGCTCGCCGACCATCGCGACGTGTTCGTCCGTTGCTATCGCGCGCTGGTTCCTGGCGGGCGTCTGGTAGTCCAGATGCCGGCCAACGACGGGGAGACCGCGCAGGCGACGATCTCCGCGATGGCGCTTGAGGAGCCGTGGCGCGCGCGTCTCTCGGGCCTCGCGCCGCCTTCGCGTACAGTGGCCGCGCCCGAGAATTACGCCGCGATGTTAGGCGAGATCGGGTTCGCCGACGTCAACTGCCACTACCATACGTTTCGCCATCCGATGGTTTCGCCCGGCGAGGTCGTCGAATGGATCCGCGCAACCGCGCTCCGCCCGTTCCTCGACGCGCTCGAAGTCCCGGCGCGCGAGCCGTTCATCACGGCGCTGACGGCACGCTTGGAGCGCGCGTACGGCACGCGCGGCCCGCTCATCTTCAACTTCCGGCGCCTCTTTATCTGGGCGCGCCGCCCGGAGCCTTGA
- a CDS encoding isoaspartyl peptidase/L-asparaginase has translation MEHPAIPPALIAHGGAGGHGPAIERPERRRGMLAAVRAGADVLRSGGNALDAVVTAVRALEDHPLFNAGTGSLLTVEGTVEMDAAVMVAEPQRTVALRRRARGMRFAVRLGAGGVAAVTRVRNPILLARAVMEHTPHVLMAGAGAERLARRAGLELCRPEDLITQRARERWRAAIENRAAAAGGARGGKEEGSGGPGGFGTVGAVALDARGMLAAATSTGGVGGKLPGRVGDSAIIGAGAFADAPGAASATGQGEAIMKAGLCREAVMLLRHREPYAAARRAIADLAALTGGQAGVVLVDCRGRLGFAHNAEVMDVAMFDAAGGIEYRWAEPLAAASGAAQD, from the coding sequence ATGGAGCATCCCGCCATCCCACCGGCCCTCATCGCTCATGGCGGAGCAGGCGGCCACGGTCCTGCGATCGAGCGACCCGAGCGCAGGCGCGGGATGCTGGCCGCCGTACGCGCCGGCGCCGACGTCCTGCGTAGCGGCGGCAACGCGCTTGACGCCGTCGTCACCGCCGTGCGTGCCCTCGAAGACCATCCGCTGTTCAACGCCGGCACCGGCTCATTGCTGACCGTTGAGGGGACGGTGGAGATGGACGCGGCGGTGATGGTGGCCGAGCCTCAGCGCACGGTTGCGTTGCGCCGCCGCGCGCGCGGCATGCGCTTCGCCGTCAGGCTCGGCGCCGGCGGAGTGGCCGCGGTCACGCGCGTGCGCAATCCGATTCTGCTCGCGCGCGCCGTGATGGAGCATACGCCGCACGTGTTGATGGCTGGCGCGGGCGCCGAGCGCCTGGCGCGTCGCGCCGGGCTGGAGCTGTGCCGTCCCGAAGATCTGATAACTCAGCGTGCGCGCGAGCGCTGGCGCGCGGCGATCGAGAATCGCGCGGCCGCCGCCGGCGGCGCACGAGGCGGGAAGGAGGAGGGCAGCGGCGGCCCCGGAGGCTTCGGAACCGTCGGCGCCGTGGCCCTTGACGCGCGCGGGATGCTTGCGGCGGCGACTTCGACCGGCGGGGTCGGCGGCAAGCTGCCCGGACGCGTGGGCGACTCCGCGATAATCGGGGCGGGCGCCTTTGCCGACGCGCCGGGCGCGGCGTCGGCAACCGGCCAGGGTGAGGCGATCATGAAGGCGGGGCTCTGCCGCGAAGCGGTGATGCTGCTTCGACACCGGGAGCCGTACGCCGCCGCGCGCCGCGCGATAGCCGACCTCGCCGCGCTGACCGGCGGCCAGGCCGGAGTGGTGTTGGTTGACTGCCGCGGCCGGCTCGGCTTCGCCCACAACGCCGAAGTGATGGACGTCGCGATGTTCGACGCGGCCGGCGGGATCGAATATCGATGGGCCGAGCCGCTCGCCGCGGCCTCCGGCGCCGCGCAAGATTAG
- a CDS encoding D-2-hydroxyacid dehydrogenase, giving the protein MKIVSTVSLGPQLRAIVERAAPGASIVDRQCRGNDEIVDLVRETGGCEVMFTFRVPPQAIGLAPQLRWVQLLSAGADHLPRAELGHKVAVTTASGIHAATMAEYTIASMLAFAHKLHTLIRAQMNREWRRSGEFMSTVDTMRGRTLGAVGYGSIGRETARIAQALGMRVLALKRDPAARADPGWMPAGLGDPDGHIPERFYGPGERREMLAECDYVTVTLPLTEATRSFIGPSELAAMRPHAYLVNVGRGEVIDQGALVEALRSGRLGGAGLDVFEREPLERESPLWEMENTILTPHMSGSFKGYVAAACELFAENLRRFIANQPLLNRIDPALGY; this is encoded by the coding sequence ATGAAAATTGTTTCGACAGTCAGTCTCGGACCTCAGTTGCGCGCGATAGTCGAGCGCGCGGCGCCCGGCGCGTCGATCGTCGATCGTCAATGCCGCGGAAATGATGAGATCGTCGATCTGGTGCGCGAGACGGGCGGATGCGAGGTGATGTTTACTTTCCGGGTGCCGCCACAGGCGATCGGGCTGGCGCCGCAGCTTCGCTGGGTGCAACTTTTGAGCGCGGGCGCCGATCATCTGCCGAGGGCCGAGCTCGGACACAAGGTCGCGGTCACGACCGCGAGCGGAATCCATGCGGCGACGATGGCCGAGTACACGATCGCCTCGATGCTCGCCTTCGCACACAAGCTGCACACGCTCATCCGGGCGCAGATGAACCGCGAGTGGCGCCGCTCGGGCGAGTTCATGTCTACGGTCGATACAATGCGCGGGCGGACGCTGGGCGCGGTCGGCTACGGTTCGATCGGGCGCGAGACGGCGCGGATCGCCCAGGCGCTGGGGATGCGGGTGCTCGCGCTCAAGCGCGATCCAGCGGCGCGCGCAGATCCGGGGTGGATGCCCGCCGGGCTGGGCGATCCCGATGGTCACATCCCGGAGCGCTTCTACGGCCCGGGCGAACGGCGCGAGATGCTGGCCGAGTGCGATTACGTAACCGTCACGCTGCCGCTGACCGAGGCGACGCGCAGCTTTATCGGCCCGAGCGAGCTGGCGGCGATGCGCCCGCATGCCTACCTGGTCAACGTCGGGCGCGGCGAGGTGATCGATCAGGGAGCGCTGGTGGAGGCGTTGCGCAGTGGACGGCTCGGCGGCGCCGGGCTCGACGTCTTCGAGCGCGAGCCGCTGGAGCGCGAAAGCCCGCTGTGGGAGATGGAGAACACCATCCTGACCCCGCACATGTCGGGATCGTTCAAGGGCTACGTCGCGGCGGCTTGCGAGCTGTTCGCGGAGAACCTGCGCCGCTTCATCGCCAATCAGCCGCTGCTCAACCGTATCGATCCGGCGCTCGGCTACTGA